One genomic segment of Panicum virgatum strain AP13 chromosome 2N, P.virgatum_v5, whole genome shotgun sequence includes these proteins:
- the LOC120660251 gene encoding wall-associated receptor kinase 2-like → MASETSGRSSARMKFSSHGVSMEVLFRQLGFGLLLLLLLASQRATAVAVPSPQCQTQCGGVEIPFPFGIGANCSLAGFSVSCLVRDGVSKPFLGGGKFELLNISLIHGTLRKTNNISTYCYNTSSRSMDTKPWSFSARNSPFRFSDIHNKFTVVGCNTLAYISDDTGTGYQSGCVSTCRNLSDLVAGSCSGMGCCQTAIPRGMDFYNVSFDSGFDTSRISSFGPCGYAVLMEAETFSFSPSYINQFNSTNNGRTPVIMDWAIRENSMSCEVARLNKTGTYACLSRNSECMDSTNGPGYRCNCSNGYQGNPYLFDGCQDYNECIDRSSCPSGSTCHNTIGGYRCSCRAGRKFSQQNKTCDPDTGLIIGVTVGFLALVIFSFLNYFIFQRRKLNKIKQEHFRQHGGVLLFERIRSENGLAFKVFTEAELIQATNNYDKTRIIGRGGHGTVYKGILEDNTPIAIKRCAFIDERQQKEFGQEMLILSQINHKNIVKLVGCCLEVEVPMLVYEFIPNGTLYELIHGRNRALQVSFSSLLRIAHEAAEGLSFLHSYASPPILHGDVKTANILLDDNYMAKVSDFGASILAPSDNEQYVTVVQGTCGYLDPEYMQTCKLTDKSDVYSFGVILLEVLTGQVPLKLNGPEEQRSLTSNFLTAMKENKLDALVARHIKGQESTELVTGLAALAKQCLDMCGNNRPSMKEIANELGRLLKLSLHPWAQLDAETETESFLCGPSTSSIEIEVTTTSPYPSQDGENLPMNPMSSYYGR, encoded by the exons ATGGCCTCAGAGACCTCTGGGCGAAGCTCTGCACGTATGAAG TTCTCCAGCCACGGAGTGAGTATGGAAGTGCTCTTTCGGCAACTCGGCTTTGGTCTTCTACTTCTGTTGTTACTGGCATCACAGCGCGCCACCGCTGTTGCGGTTCCGAGCCCTCAGTGCCAAACGCAGTGCGGCGGCGTCGAAATCCCGTTCCCATTCGGCATCGGCGCCAACTGCTCGTTAGCAGGCTTTAGCGTTAGCTGCCTGGTCCGAGATGGCGTCTCCAAGCCATTCCTGGGTGGTGGTAAATTTGAGCTGCTCAACATTTCCTTGATCCATGGCACGCTCCGGAAAACGAATAACATCTCGACGTACTGCTACAACACCTCCTCTCGTTCCATGGACACTAAACCTTGGTCGTTCAGCGCAAGGAACAGCCCCTTCCGGTTCTCAGACATCCACAACAAATTCACTGTCGTTGGGTGCAATACGCTCGCCTACATCTCTGACGACACTGGCACGGGCTACCAGAGTGGATGCGTCTCAACATGCCGAAATTTGTCAGACTTAGTAGCCGGCTCCTGCTCTGGCATGGGCTGCTGCCAGACAGCCATACCCAGGGGTATGGACTTCTACAATGTAAGCTTCGACAGTGGTTTCGACACAAGCCGGATTTCGAGCTTTGGTCCGTGCGGCTATGCCGTGCTGATGGAGGCGGAGACGTTCAGTTTCAGCCCTAGTTACATCAACCAGTTCAATTCCACGAACAATGGACGAACACCGGTGATAATGGACTGGGCAATAAGAGAAAACAGTATGTCGTGTGAGGTCGCTAGGCTAAACAAGACAGGTACTTACGCATGCCTCAGCAGAAATAGCGAGTGCATGGACTCCACCAACGGACCAGGATATCGATGCAATTGCTCCAACGGGTACCAAGGCAACCCCTATCTTTTTGATGGATGCCAAG ATTACAATGAATGTATAGACAGGTCATCATGCCCTTCAGGCAGCACCTGCCACAACACAATAGGAGGATACAGGTGTTCGTGTCGAGCAGGAAGGAAGTTTTCTCAGCAAAACAAAACATGTGACCCTGATACCGGTCTAATAATAG GAGTTACAGTTGGCTTTCTTGCTCTTGTGATTTTCTCCTTCTTGAATTACTTCATCTTTCAAAGAAGGAAACTGAACAAAATTAAGCAAGAGCATTTTCGACAACACGGAGGTGTTCTTCTGTTCGAGAGGATCAGATCTGAAAATGGTCTTGCTTTCAAGGTATTTACAGAAGCTGAACTTATACAAGCCACAAACAACTATGATAAGACCCGGATAATTGGAAGAGGAGGCCATGGAACGGTCTACAAAGGTATTCTTGAAGACAACACACCTATTGCAATTAAGAGATGTGCATTTATCGATGAAAGGCAACAGAAGGAATTTGGTCAAGAAATGCTAATACTATCTCAGATCAATCACAAGAACATTGTCAAACTGGTGGGTTGTTGCCTAGAGGTGGAAGTTCCGATGTTAGTCTACGAGTTCATCCCAAACGGCACCCTGTATGAGCTTATCCATGGCAGGAACCGAGCATTGCAAGTCTCTTTCAGCTCCTTGTTAAGGATTGCACATGAAGCAGCTGAGGGACTTAGCTTCCTACATTCTTATGCATCTCCCCCTATTCTACACGGTGATGTGAAGACCGCCAACATTCTCCTCGATGACAATTACATGGCAAAAGTTTCGGACTTTGGAGCCTCCATTCTAGCCCCATCTGATAATGAGCAGTATGTGACTGTGGTTCAAGGTACCTGTGGTTACCTCGACCCTGAATACATGCAGACATGCAAATTGACAGACAAGAGTGATGTCTACAGCTTCGGCGTCATCCTTCTAGAGGTGCTCACAGGCCAGGTTCCGCTGAAACTGAATGGTCCTGAGGAGCAAAGGAGCTTGACATCAAATTTCCTGACCGCCATGAAGGAGAATAAACTTGACGCACTGGTGGCCAGACATATAAAGGGGCAAGAGAGCACTGAGTTGGTCACGGGGCTCGCAGCGCTAGCCAAGCAATGCTTGGACATGTGCGGCAACAATAGGCCATCCATGAAGGAGATCGCTAATGAACTGGGCAGGTTACTGAAGCTGTCGCTGCATCCTTGGGCACAACTGGATGCAGAGACTGAGACTGAGAGCTTTCTTTGTGGACCATCAACTTCTAGTATTGAGATAGAAGTTACTACTACTTCTCCATATCCTTCGCAGGATGGGGAGAACCTGCCCATGAATCCGATGAGTTCCTATTATGGGAGGTAA